Part of the Carnobacterium pleistocenium FTR1 genome is shown below.
TTTTGGTTGTGGCATTGGATTCCCTTGCAAATCCACGAGAGGCTCTCCATTACCTTTATCAATAATGAATTCTGTTTCTATTGCTAATAAAGCTGCCGCGAGCATTTCTCCGTCGCATGTTTCATCTTCTTTCAGTACATTGCAATCCAACAACATCTTCATGCCAATAAAAATTTTATCCAAATCGCTAATCGTAGGATCTTCTAATAAGTCAAATAGTCGGATAATGTTGTCATACGACATATCTACCAAATAAGTTTTTCCGTTTATGTCAATTTCATTTTCTGTTTGATAGCCAAGTGACAGCATTTAGCCACCTACTATCTTTTTTTCTTTTTAGGTTTAGCAGTATATTTAGCGATTTTTTGTTGAGTGGATCTCCCTAATTCGTTTGTAATACCTTCTCTGATATCAATAACAACGTCCATTAAAGCAGCAGCACGTCCAACTTTTTCTAAGATATAATCACAAGGGTTTTCTGCGAATACAACACCTAAAACTGTTCTAAATTCTTCTGTTAAAATGTCAAAAACTTCTTGTTCTGTTTTTGCATTTTCAAATTTATCTAAAGATCCTTCCATTGAAGCTACTGCGTTTGTAAATTTTTCAACATTTCTATCTGAAATATCCGCTTCAAAGATTCTTCCACCTAAATCAACGTCTACTAATGAACTACCTAATTGAATTTTGATTGCCATGATTAAATTCCTCCTAATTTTTCAAATAAAAAAAGGCTACCCTCTTCGGATAACCTTGCGTTTATCAAGTTGTAGTAGCTGGTGTAACGGTTGGAATACGAGAATAATTTAAAACGCAACTAAACGCATCGTAGTCTGCAGCGTCTCCACCACCTGCAATAATGTCATTCACTGTAGCAGGTC
Proteins encoded:
- a CDS encoding Gp15 family bacteriophage protein, which produces MLSLGYQTENEIDINGKTYLVDMSYDNIIRLFDLLEDPTISDLDKIFIGMKMLLDCNVLKEDETCDGEMLAAALLAIETEFIIDKGNGEPLVDLQGNPMPQPKSKELYSLKHDADYIYASFIQAYGIDLIEVQGELDWRKFNALLQGLPTDTKFKEVIDIRQRPFATGKGSQKENKNLRELKNIYALPGHNVEEGE